In the Ochotona princeps isolate mOchPri1 chromosome 29, mOchPri1.hap1, whole genome shotgun sequence genome, TGAATTATAATATTTTGTAGCCTGTTTCGTTATTTTAACAGCTTGGTTATATAATATGGGAGAAACATGCCATTTTGTTCCAACAGATCATCTTTTCTCAAACCCTACatttgctggattttttttctttaacattttttccttttttaaaaaactttttaaagagtagacagagacagagagacagacagacaaatcttgtcctggttcacttcccaagtgcttaAAACAGCAAGAgatgaggcaggctgaagccaggagccacgaactctgtctgggtctcctatcTAGGAATAGGAACCTAAGGACTTGGAGTACTACCTGCTTCTTACCcaagcatattaacagggagctggattggaagcagagcagccaaggctcaaaccagtaccccaatatgggatgctacaGCGTGGCAAGCAGTagcttcacccactatgccatgACGCCGGCCCCTGTTTGCTATCAACTCCATGTGCCAGTCGATGACTCACGAGACCGGTTGCTGTTTGTTGGACAAGATGTTAAGTGCTGTACAAACACTATCCCATTCAGTTACCTGCACAAGCCTCACAGGAGGCTTCCTGctaccagcttcctgttagttcACACTcggaggcggcaggtgatggctcaaatgcttggttcctgccacccacgtggcttACCCAGCTAGAGTTCTCAgtttttggcttcagcttggcttggccccagctgttgtgaacatctggagaatgaaccagaagagcTCTGGTGTCTCCTCCCTCTAGTGCTTCTCCTAGGATTGGGCTGTGGCTCTTGGCAGACAACTATTTATGGGTCTGGGAATTGAAGGTTCTCTTGGCTGGAAGAATCCACAGTGAACAAAGCAGGCCAGTCCTTGGCTAGGGAGCCTCCCCAAGCCTcgcccctccacccctgctcccacGTACCCTTTGCCCACCAGCAGCTGCCTCTGCAGTCAGCTAGCTCTCTGTGTCAAGGGAAGAgggtgttagagagagagagagagagagagagagagcagagtgtgGTGGTCTCAGTGTGAGGGTAAATATCACCAGCTGGCAGGAGGATGACATCAAGCCCAGGTTTGTGTGGCTATGGCCTTGGGGAGGTTCCCAGTGTGGAGAGATCTGGAAtcctggggaggggtgagggcaaGGCAGGGGCAGGTGTCAGAAGGGAACACCCCGAGGATATTTTGTGTGATCCCATCTACCTGTTAGGACGATGCGAGTGATGTTTGCTTTCCAACAGGAAGTGGTGGATCCTTTTCTGGCAACAGGTTAGTGCGAGTTGGAATCATCCCCCCCTAAAACCCAGCAAGTCCCCATGTAGGGCTTTGAGGGTGAAAAGAATCATGCAGAACTACCGGGGTCCACCACTTGCCTGAGGCTCTTGTGCATGGGATCATTTCCTGCACATCCCAGAGTTCCTGTTTTCCTCATCAGAAAAATGGGGTGAACAGCACCCATTTCTAAGGGAACTGGGATTCAAGTGTACTCAGTTGGTGTCTTTCATGTGCCAAGTGCTGGAGTTATACCAGCAAACAAGACAGTCCCTGCCCCTAGTGGTGTTCGGCAGAGCAAGGCAGAGAACAACCCCCTAAATATTTAATAGGGCAGATGGCAGGAAGTGCCTTGCAGATGGGGAAGGGGCTGCTGAGGGGGAGGGTGGAGTGTCAGGGCTGTTGTCCTCTAGGGTGGTGTGGGAAAGCCATGCTGGTAAGATGACTTTTAAGGAGAGATCTGAGCAGAATCAGGAGGCAGCACAGAGGGCTATCTGTGTAAAAACCCTTCCAGGCAGTGTGTGTAAAGACCCTGAGGAAACACCATGCTTGGTCTGAGAAGCCAACATGGCTGGCCAAAGTGGGCATGGGGTCAATGTGATAgctcaactagttaatcctctaccttgcagcgctggcatcccatacaggtattggttcgtgtcctggctgctccactttccatctaactccctacttgtggcctgggaaaataacaggggatggtccaaagccttgggaccctgcaccctcataggagacccagaagaagctcctggctcctggcttcagattggctcaactcgatgttgcagccatctggggagtgaaccaaatgaaagatctttctctgtctccccttctgtccATAAATCtaggtttccaataaaaataaaatagcaaattaaAAAGCACTGGGCATGGCATGGTGGTGGACAGGATGATGAATAAAGGTGTTTAGGAAAAGGCTGGGTGGGGTCTGGGGTGCACTCTGAGTGAGGTAGGAGGTGCTCCCTGCCTATCATGGAGAGGACAGATGACAGAGAAGCAGGCAACAGGAGGACAGGTTAGGAGGTGGCTGCCACTGTCCTGGTGGGAGGGCAGTTTATGCCAAGCACCTGGCATAGATATTGGCACAAAGTAAATGGTCAAGAAATACCAGGCATGGGTGGGTGCTGGAGAACTGTGCATTAAGCAAGTGCTTGGAGCATCCACCTTCCCCCTCACACTGCCTGTGTTGAATTTCAGCTACTCCTAGCTTCTGAGGCAGCTTTCCAATCGTGCACCTGGGAGATGGTGGAAGAAGGCCACCCCAGTTCCCAATTTTCATCTTCATGAAACTGCCTGACCTTGAAATGTTCATTTCACACTACTTACCCAAGGTCGCAGAGATTGTAAAGGAAGGAGATGTGACCCCAGTGTTCTCACAGTGGAGCTCTTGTTTGTTCCACCTGAGGTACGAGGACTCTCAGAGGGTCTTCAGGTACACTTCATGGCCACTTCTTCCCCCCTAAAAATGCTAAACTGTATGTATTTACTCACAGCTGCATTTTGAGGGGAAAGAATTCAAAGCTTTCattactttgcttttaaaaatatatattaacattACAAACAAGGAGCACACAGTCCATTGTTGTAGTTTGATTACTttcctccattaaaaaaaacacatttactcATGTATTcacaaggcagagttacaaagagagagaaagagacggtgagatctcctgtctgctgattcactcttcacacagacacagcagcaagggctggccaggctgaataaacacaggaaccaggagcttttttggtCTTCCGCATGGGTGGTTGAGGCCCAAACCTATGGTGAACCAGctactgagtcctggctgctccacttctgacccagctccctgctaatgtagcaCAAGATGtctaagatggctcaagtgcttgggatgctgcatccatggaggagacctggaagaagcttctggttcctggtttcagatgagcccagctctagctactatggacatttagaaaatgaagatctctctgtgtctttcctctgtTAACTcagactctcaaataaattacatttaaaataaagaattgcatagataaaaatttaacagatGATTCCGGAGGGAAGGCAGGACCAAAAGTAGAAGATGctgagccaggattagaatccagACCTTTTGGCACCCAATCCACGGCTCCTTCTGGTTCCAGTTGTCACTCATTCATTCCACATAATTGCATTAAGCACTTGCTACATGCCAGGAACGATTCCAtcgtttattcttttttttttttttttttttttttttttttttaaagatttattttattcttattacaaagtcagatatactgagaggaggagagatagagaggaaatggagctgccgggattagaaccagcggccatatgggatcaaggcaaggaccttagccactaggccacgctgccgagcccaaattcCATCGTTTATTCTGAGAATGCTACCGTGATAGACTCTTGGCATCACGGAATTTATATTCTGGTAGGGGACGGGGGCAAAATAATGACGACGACGATGATGAAGTCAGGTGCCACGAAACACAGTGCGCAGTCAGAGGATAGCGAGGAACTGGAACGGCGTTTTAGATGGGACGGTTTCTGTGCCGTCGACGGACTCAAACCAGGAGGGTGACCCCAAGACCACATCCCTCACCCAGGTGGAGAACCCAGGGAGAGCCGAGAGCAGGCGCATGCGCGCGGAGGGAAGGCGAGGTCAGCAGGGAGGGTGCAGAGCGCATGCTCTTTCAGCCTCGTCGTCCCTGAGCGCCAACCCTAGGATTTTGGCAAAAACTCGGTCAGGCAACCAAAGACAGTGCGCAGACTCCTTAGTCCCCCGGTTGATGTGAATGAAACGTCCGTCAACCAATAGGAGTATCAGTTGGAGGTTGTAGTCCCACCCCCAAGGTCTCGTCCCTACTTCCGCTTCCGACATTCAGGCGGTCTAGGACGAAAATGGCTGCGGCTGCTTGGTCCGGGGTTTCTCGGCTTCTCGGTCGGTCCCGCCTCCCGGTGGGGCGGCTAATGTCAAGTGGCGCCCACGGCGAGGAGGGCTCAGGTACTGGGGCTAGGCTCGGGGCGGAGGGTCTCAGCCTCCTTCGGTTGAGGCTGGACGGGACTGTGACCTTGGCTTTGAGGGCTTTGCGGGGGAAGGAGAGTGGAGAGCCGGCGGAGGAGGGCGCTGGCCCGGCCGGGGGCTGAGCGGTCGTGGCCCCTCCGCAGCTCGCATGTGGAAGGCCCTCACCTACTTCGTCGCGCTGCCCGGCGTGGCCGTGAGCATGCTCAATGTCTACCTGAAGTCGAGACAGCACGACGAGCACGAGCGACCCGAGTTCGTACCCTACGCGCACCTCCGCATCAGGTCCAAGGTACGCCCCCGGCAGCCTCTCTCCTTgtaaaaatccatgcattttccTTGGAGTCGCTTTCATTGGCCCTTTGGAAGACCCCCCCCTCCCCTCGCATGTGCAGACTCCCTGGAGGACCTCGCATTTTGCACAACAGTGTCCGTTGTGCAAAACCTGCAGGTTGAGAAAACCCTTCTGGAATGGGCACGTCAGGTGGTTCACCTTGCCAAGATCCGAGCCGCTTGCAGGGCAGCTTCCTCCTTTCCATCTTTCAACCCCTGGACCCCGAGTTGATGCAGATACGTGTAGTCGCCTGTTAAAGTCGTTGTTTGCTGGATTGCGACAAGGGCCTCCAATGCTTCTTAACTATCACAGCACTTACCCTCTGTAGGACTCTCCGAATAGAATCTTCATCTAGACTCGGGCTTTCTGGGTCTTTGAGCCCTAATTCCACTCTTGCACGGGAGCATTAGAAGCTGAGCAtggagggttttgtttttcatcaaCAGTGTGGACGTCCTGGGTTTGGGAATTCCTGTGCGTTGTATCTTTCGCAGCATCCTCGGCCTGTGTCCACTAGATGGCAGTAGTATCTTGCCAACCcgccctccctcactccccccccAACCCCCTCTGAGGTCCCCAGGTAGGTGCAGAGCCCCAATGCTTCTTCAGAGATGATTTGAGAGTGGGCTGCAGTTTCTCAGTCCAGAGGTTGCCTCAAGTCTGGGGCGGAGCCCCTGCAAGTCTGCATTTAAACAAGCTAAAGCATTTCTACTGATCCCACTGCTACCATGCTGACTTGGGTGGCTAGAAGATTGCATTTCCATAAACTCCAGTAGTTACCAGGGAGAGGCTTCAGAGCTTGATTTTTCTAGTATCTGCTAAAAGAAGGGTTTCCTTCATGGATATTAAAGAGCTCCCTTAAATTATGAGAAGGTTGAAGTATGCAGCAGTTAACAGGCTGATGGTTTGCCAGGTTGTGTTTATGACCTGATCTGTCACAGTTCTGCAGTTACCTAATGACATCTTCACTCCACAGCCCTTTCCCTGGGGAGATGGTAACCATACCCTCTTCCATAACCCTCATCTGAATCCACTCCCGACTGGCTATGAAGACGAATGAAGAGGACCTGTACCTTCAAGGGCACCAGGGACCACGACACTGGTTTGGACCACCACTCTGCATGTGGACCAGAAGAGGACATGGGACCTTAAGCTCATCTTCCTTCCTTGTATTAAAAGATGGCATCATtctgatcttccatcccttggccTGTGGCAGGAGATGGcctaaataaataacttaaactTCACTTGGGTGGTATTCTCTCACACACTTTGGATAAGGTTTTAGCATTGATgctatttttgtttctgcagtGAAGGTATGTGGCTGCTGTTCCAAGTGTTTTAGGCTCCAGTCAGCCTGCTGAATAGCTACGCTAGGCTTTTGGTTCCTTGTCCTTGGGTGGGGAAGGACAGCACGAATTCAGGCATACAAGCACCAGGCAGGTCACTGACAGGTGAAGGGCTGCAGCTGACACCAGAAGTCCCTATGATTCTTAAAAACTGTTCTCTCCGAGAGTCCTCCCATCAGCATTTGCTGCTGAATCCTCCAAAAATGTTAAGGTCTTACTTTAGAGTAAGACTTGTTTTGGCCGGTGGCAGCTGGCAAATTCAGAAAccttcaggttaaaaaaaaaagtgtgacacATATCTGCTCATAGCATTGGCTCTATTGATTCCTGAAACAAAGTATCTTGTAGCTGAAAGAACTAATGGTTACAAAATCACCATGAAAGGgcaatttccttttcaaaattaaaactgCAGTAGCTGAGGCACTTTTCAGCAAAAAGAACTCAAAATAAGGTGAGGAGCTAACACAAAGAATTTGTCTCCCGATAGTGATTTAAGATGTTAATCGTTTTTGACAGGATGTGTCCATAAAAGCACAGTAGCTACTTAATAAGAAAGAGTAGCATTAGGTACCTGTTTTCACAGTTCAGCTAGTATACGGTTGGTTTACAGCTAGTTTTCTGTCATAGCTCAGCAAGgcttcccagaaggtgcaggctACAGGATATTCTGACTGGCAACACAGAATCGAGGTGGATGGAAACGTGTAAGGAAGAGGCCTGCACTCTTGTCCCTGTGTGAGTCTAACAGCCCGTCACGCTGAGGTCCTAGAGTGTTGGTAAACTGGGGAAAATATGATAGGGTTCAGAGCATCTGTAAAAAGTTCTACAGTATCAGTGTAAGACTACTGTGGAAGTACATTTCAGAAATCAGGTTTCTAATTGCCATATCAAGCCACCTGAGACCAAttggcttttcttctttttcgcttttaaattatttttatgatttggCGGGGGGAGAGATTTATAgaaacggccagaactgagccaatccaaagccaggagcttcttctgagtctcccatgccagtgcagggtcccatggcttcagaccatcctctaccgtttttcccaggccataatcaggcagccggatgggaaatggagcagctggaatacaaactggtgcccacacgggatcccggtgcatgcaagcctaggacttcagccacttgggCCCCTCACTTTTAAActcctatttttaaatatttatttatttttattggaaaggcagatatacagagaggaggagagacagaaaggaagatcttccatccaatgattcactccccaagtgactgcaacggctggagctgagccactccaaagccaggagcttcttccaggtctcccatgcaggtgcaggaacccaaggctttgggccgtcctcgaatgctttccctggccacaagcagggagctggatggaaagtggagctgccgggattagaaccggtgcccatataggatcccagcacattcaaggtggactttaaccactatgctatcgcactgggccctcctcAATTTTCAATTACTAAAAACCCTCCCCAGTGTATGTGTGAGCGATGTGTATAACAGGAATATAATGAGACACACTCAATGCTACAATTTATTCCATATTCATAATCACAGACAGGAAAGGGCAGGTAATCAAGGCCAAATACCCTTCCCCTCTTAGATCACCAGAAGCAGCATATGGCATTTGTAGGATCTGCAGTTGGATTAACGGATTCAGGCTGAAATCAGGCAAGAGCAAATGTGCAATTCAGGTTTCTCCTTCCATGACAACTCCAAGTGCCTTCATTTCTGCCGAGCTTTGAAATGGTGATTGCTGCAACATTCCACAAGGTCTTCCCTCTTAGGCTGACACCTCTGGTTAAGGCAGGGAGCTGTGACTGTGCTCCCAAAGCATTCGTTCCAGCCACTGTGCGCAGAGCCCTTGTCGGAGCATCAGCTTCCTGAGAAAAAGCCTGGCAGGTGGAGCGCATGCCATGTCCTGTGCAGCAGAAATCACGAAGTCAGGCCACCGCGACCATCCTGACTAGTTGATCACTATGTACCTAACAAGGTATATTGAAAGCTGCTCCCAGAGTCTAGGATGCAGTTCCAAGAAATCGTCCATCTGAGCACAATGAGGTTCTGCCAGATGCCAGAGCAGTCCTTAAAGCAGCAGCTAGCAATGGTTCCCCGTCCCTTGCAAGTGAGGAAACTGTGCCCTCCTGGACCCCGCGGCAAACCGCAACGGCTGGGTTCACAATATTAGTTGACACAATTCCTGGGTCCTCAGTTTCCTGATGTGAGGGATACAGCTGCAAGGTGTCTGTCAAGATTAAGAAGAGCTTTCAGGCTTCCCTTTGCCATGGCCCATGAACTCCAGTCCTTCAATGGGAATCTCTTTCTCCTTGATTGCTTTCTGAGGAGAAAAGAGAACACATTATGATGTGGCCCATGTGGGCGTAcacccttctcaactatgtaaataacattcaaaatcatctttttaaagcGATCTAGATGATGCACAAGGACCAAACTTTGTGAGATACGATGGCACAAAAGGAAAATCAAACCACAGCACTGGGTGAGCATTCGCCCGGCAGTTCATACCC is a window encoding:
- the LOC101522576 gene encoding cytochrome c oxidase subunit 6A1, mitochondrial, which encodes MAAAAWSGVSRLLGRSRLPVGRLMSSGAHGEEGSARMWKALTYFVALPGVAVSMLNVYLKSRQHDEHERPEFVPYAHLRIRSKPFPWGDGNHTLFHNPHLNPLPTGYEDE